One segment of Salvelinus alpinus chromosome 1, SLU_Salpinus.1, whole genome shotgun sequence DNA contains the following:
- the LOC139570169 gene encoding uncharacterized protein, giving the protein MVRTLNTMAELRASRFGCPWPRHGLKLLFWFANDYIVFDDDNQMVANYDPEEGDFGFHDFKNKLEYENNVRKRLLPYGGYPFYEVGNLHHIASDYTPEYISEDYTHHIDTSNMDRLIISMRPDRTVDKVYVTQHKDLSNFDPLNTYRISRGLLMTICGHPSADMSLSNFLEQAGYSTHEPISIMYQGIAAMETGDTRINMEVESRAPPRAAPGFWESGTMVQVQTLNNMAELRTSGFGRPSPRHGLKLLFWFAKDYIVIKNDNQMVAKYDPKEGGFGFRLFKNRLQCDNNKLLPDDGYTFYEVGDLHHTASKSLPKYVRKYNTGDIDTSNMDRLIISMRPDRTVDKVYVTQHKDLKNFAPLNTYCIRRELLMIICGQSLEIFLKEAGYSTHGIAPRESGDTRIDMEAGSRAAPGFWESYCTIL; this is encoded by the exons ATGGTTCGAACATTGAACACTATGGCGGAGCTGAGAGCTTCTAGGTTTGGTTGTCCCTGGCCGAGGCACGGACTCAAGCTCCTTTTCTGGTTCGCCAATGATTACATTGTCTTCGACGATGACAACCAGATGGTTGCAAATTACGACCCCGAAGAGGGAGACTTTGGTTTCCATGACTTCAAGAACAAACTTGAGTATGAAAACAACGTCCGCAAGAGGCTGCTTCCTTATGGTGGCTACCCATTCTATGAGGTGGGCAACCTCCATCATATAGCATCTGATTACACGCCTGAGTACATCAGTGAGGACTACACTCATCACATAGATACCAGCAACATGGACCGCCTCATCATCAGTATGCGTCCAGACAGGACAGTGGATAAGGTCTATGTGACCCAGCACAAGGACCTGAGTAACTTCGACCCGCTCAACACATATCGCATCAGCAGGGGGTTGCTCATGACCATATGTGGCCATCCATCCGCAGACATGTCACTGAGTAACTTCCTGGAACAGGCGGGCTATTCCACCCACGAGCCAATATCAATTATGTATCAGGGCATCGCCGCCATGGAGACTGGGGATACCAGGATTAATATGGAAGTTGAATCCAGAGCTCCACCCAGAGCTGCACCAGGCTTCTGGGAAAG tggtaCCATGGTTCAGGTTCAAACATTGAACAATATGGCGGAGCTGAGAACTTCTGGGTTTGGTCGTCCCTCACCCCGGCACGGACTCAAGCTCCTTTTCTGGTTCGCCAAAGATTACATCGTCATCAAAAATGACAACCAGATGGTTGCAAAGTACGACCCCAAAGAGGGAGGCTTTGGTTTCCGTCTCTTCAAGAACAGACTTCAGTGTGACAACAACAAGCTGCTTCCTGATGATGGCTACACATTCTATGAGGTGGGCGACCTCCACCACACAGCATCTAAATCCTTGCCTAAATATGTCAGGAAGTACAACACTGGTGACATAGATACCAGCAACATGGACCGCCTCATCATCAGTATGCGTCCAGACAGGACAGTGGATAAGGTCTATGTGACCCAGCACAAGGACCTGAAGAACTTCGCCCCACTCAACACATATTGCATCAGAAGGGAGTTGCTCATGATCATATGTGGCCAATCATTGGAGATCTTCCTGAAAGAGGCGGGCTATTCCACCCATGGCATCGCCCCCAGGGAGTCTGGGGATACCAGGATTGATATGGAAGCTGGATCCAGAGCTGCACCAGGCTTCTGGGAaagctactgtaccatactgtaa